The following are encoded in a window of Arthrobacter antioxidans genomic DNA:
- the orn gene encoding oligoribonuclease, translating into MPISNDPIVWIDCEMTGLDLVNDALIEVAVLVTDSELNVLGDGVDVVIKPTPEAVAQMGDFVRTMHTTSGLLEELDDGITMEDAEQQVLEYIRKWVPEPRKAQLAGNSVGTDRNFLVRDMPLVVDHLHYRVIDVSTIKELARRWYTRAYFQSPAKTGGHRALGDIEDSIRELRYYRSAVFVPSPGPDSATSKDIARTIAS; encoded by the coding sequence ATGCCGATATCGAATGACCCCATCGTCTGGATCGACTGCGAGATGACGGGACTGGACCTCGTCAACGACGCCCTGATCGAGGTCGCCGTCCTCGTGACGGATTCCGAGCTCAACGTCCTCGGCGACGGGGTGGACGTGGTGATCAAGCCCACGCCCGAGGCCGTCGCCCAGATGGGCGACTTCGTGCGCACCATGCACACGACGTCGGGCCTGCTGGAGGAGCTCGACGACGGCATCACCATGGAGGACGCCGAGCAGCAGGTCCTCGAGTACATCAGGAAATGGGTGCCGGAACCCCGCAAGGCCCAGCTGGCAGGCAACTCCGTGGGCACGGACCGCAACTTCCTCGTCCGCGACATGCCGCTCGTCGTCGACCACCTGCACTACCGCGTCATCGACGTCTCGACCATCAAGGAACTGGCGCGCCGCTGGTACACCCGCGCCTACTTCCAGTCCCCCGCGAAGACGGGGGGCCACCGGGCCCTGGGGGACATCGAGGATTCGATCCGGGAACTGCGGTACTACCGGTCGGCGGTCTTCGTGCCCTCCCCCGGTCCCGACTCCGCCACGAGCAAGGACATCGCGCGCACGATCGCGTCCTGA
- the mptB gene encoding polyprenol phosphomannose-dependent alpha 1,6 mannosyltransferase MptB, producing the protein MSSQVPLSDVETRRGPNRPNVAIAQGFVGSLLMWMGSLGVGWLSLASAELRRTPIIIWLRFEPAGAVLSVLLLALGGMLLVRSWLRLGQRLNGWSDDTRPYVMKAIIAWTIPLAAALPLFSRDVFAYIAQGQVMVAGLNPYVDGYSQISNYLQIGADDLWAQSPTPYGPVFLWIEEGIVRITGGHPDTSIILFRVVALVGVALCVYVIPKLAALHSINANRALWLTAANPLFLINFVAAIHNDALMIGLALAGLYLAATKRPLLGILLITLSVGIKPITLIFLPFVGLMWAGRGASWPRRFLYWFLTAGMSLGILWVMGLVNTFGFGWVGALSTPGSVWIWYAPVGFIGLVIATLGDAVGLPGWDLAGGFHTLARVASLVIIALQVFRGDHSRLVHRLAIAFAAIVVLAPMIQSWYVVWLIPLFAVTGIRDDWQVKFLYFTVAFFMVYAITDQLDIFPYFDFSLMMARQIAAVIALGFALYLVFVDRSTKVLFLRRYRPAAPGVMH; encoded by the coding sequence ATGTCCTCCCAGGTCCCGCTCTCCGACGTCGAAACGCGGCGGGGGCCGAACCGACCGAACGTCGCCATCGCGCAGGGGTTCGTCGGATCCCTCCTCATGTGGATGGGGTCGCTCGGCGTCGGCTGGCTCTCGCTGGCGTCGGCGGAACTCAGGCGCACCCCGATCATCATCTGGCTCCGGTTCGAGCCGGCCGGCGCCGTGCTCTCCGTGCTCCTCCTCGCACTCGGCGGGATGCTCCTCGTCCGGTCGTGGCTACGGCTGGGCCAGCGGCTGAACGGCTGGTCGGACGACACGAGGCCGTACGTGATGAAGGCCATCATCGCGTGGACCATCCCGCTCGCCGCGGCGCTGCCGCTCTTCAGCCGCGACGTCTTCGCCTACATCGCCCAGGGCCAGGTCATGGTGGCCGGGCTCAACCCCTATGTCGACGGGTACTCGCAGATCTCGAACTACCTGCAGATCGGTGCCGACGACCTCTGGGCGCAGAGCCCCACGCCCTACGGGCCCGTCTTCCTCTGGATCGAGGAGGGCATCGTCAGGATCACGGGCGGACACCCCGACACCTCCATCATCCTGTTCCGGGTCGTCGCACTCGTGGGCGTGGCCCTGTGCGTGTACGTCATCCCCAAGCTCGCGGCCCTCCATTCCATCAACGCGAACCGCGCCCTGTGGCTGACCGCCGCGAATCCGCTGTTCCTCATCAACTTCGTGGCGGCCATCCACAACGATGCGCTCATGATCGGCCTTGCCCTCGCCGGCCTGTACCTGGCGGCGACGAAGAGGCCCCTCCTCGGGATCCTCCTGATCACGCTCTCGGTCGGCATCAAGCCGATCACCCTGATCTTCCTGCCCTTCGTCGGCCTGATGTGGGCGGGCAGGGGAGCGTCCTGGCCGCGGCGGTTCCTCTACTGGTTCCTCACCGCGGGCATGTCGCTCGGGATCCTCTGGGTCATGGGGCTGGTGAACACCTTCGGGTTCGGCTGGGTGGGTGCCCTCAGCACCCCGGGCAGCGTCTGGATCTGGTATGCACCCGTCGGCTTCATCGGGCTCGTCATCGCCACGCTCGGGGACGCCGTCGGCCTGCCCGGATGGGACCTCGCCGGCGGGTTCCACACCCTCGCCCGGGTGGCCTCGCTCGTCATCATCGCGCTGCAGGTCTTCCGCGGCGACCACAGCCGTCTCGTCCACCGCCTGGCCATCGCCTTCGCGGCCATCGTGGTGCTGGCGCCGATGATCCAGTCCTGGTACGTGGTCTGGCTGATCCCGCTCTTCGCGGTCACCGGCATCCGCGACGACTGGCAGGTGAAGTTCCTGTACTTCACGGTCGCCTTCTTCATGGTCTACGCCATCACGGACCAGCTCGACATCTTCCCGTACTTCGACTTCAGCCTCATGATGGCGCGGCAGATCGCGGCGGTCATCGCGCTCGGATTCGCGCTCTACCTCGTGTTCGTGGATCGCAGCACGAAGGTCCTGTTCCTCCGGCGTTATCGGCCCGCGGCGCCCGGAGTGATGCACTGA